CCAGGCCATTGAACTCGCGGTGGACAAGGAAACGCTGATCCGCAGGTTCTTCATCGACAACACCGCCCAGGCAACGCAGTTCGTCCCGCCCAAGTTGAGCGGGTTCAACAACAACGCACCTTCCCTGGGGCACGATCCGGCCAAGGCCAAGGCACTGCTCGAAGAAGCCGGATACAAGGGCGAGGAACTCAAGTTCTACTATCCCCTGAACGTAACCCGGCCCTACCTCCCCACACCCGAGAAGGTCTACGCAGAGCTCAGCAAGGAGCTGACTGCTGTGGGGCTGAACGTCAAGCCCGTGCCGGTGGACTGGGCCGACGGCTACCTGCAGAAGGTCACCTCCCCGGGCGACCACGCCCTGCACCTGCTGGGATGGAACGGTTCCTACGCGGATCCGGACAACTTCGTTGGCCCCTTGTTCGGCGAAAAGAACGGCGAGTTCGGTTACCAGGATCCGCAGGTCTTCTCCAAGATCGCGCGTGCCCGCGGCTTGCCGGAGGGAGATGAACGGACCAAGCAGTACCAGACCATCAATGCCCAGATTGCGGAGTCCGTCCCGGCCGTCCCGATTGCCTACCCCATTTCCGCGCTGGCTCTGTCCGACCGGGTGCTCAAGTACCCCGCTTCGCCGGTATTAAACGAGGTTTTCACAAAGGTGGAACTAAAACCTTGACGGCGGGGCCCAATTTCAGTTAGAGGGGTGCTCGGGATATTCTGTGACAGCCAGAGCCGCTGCTATCGGAGACTCATTGTGACTTTCATTTCCAAGACCCAACATGCCGACGTCGTCCTGATTGGCGGCGGCATCATGAGCGCCACGCTGGGTGCGTTCATCAAGCAGCTTGAGCCGAACTGGACCATCTCGCTGTTTGAACGGCTCGACGACGCCGGCCTGGAAAGCTCGGGCCCGTGGAACAACGCAGGCACCGGACACGCTGCCCTGTGTGAGCTTAACTACTCCCCCGCAGCCAAAGACGGCTCGGTTGACCCCTCCAAGGCGCTGCACATCAACGAGCAGTTCCAGCTGTCCCGCCAGTTCTGGTCCCACCTGGTCAGCAACTCCCTCATCGCCTCCCCCAAGGGCTTCATCAACACGGTCCCGCATATGAGCTTCGTGATCGGGGACGCCAACGCGGAGTTCCTCAAGACCCGGTATGAGGCACTGAAGCCGAACGCCCTCTTCCGCTCCATGGAGTACTCCGAAGACCACGCCCGGATTGCCAAGTGGGCGCCGCTGATCGTCAAGGGCCGCGACCCCAAGCAGAAGATTGCGGCCACCCGCGCCGCCGAGGGAACCGACGTCGACTTCGGCGCACTGACCCGCGAGCTGACCACTTACCTGGGCAACAACGGCGTCGAGATCAACTACGGCCACGACGTCAACGGTATCCGCCGCGCCCCCGGCGGCGGATGGGACCTCACGCTGAAGCACAAGAGTTCGGGCGAGCACGGCAACATCCGCGCCAAGTTCGTGTTTGTCGGCGCCGGCGGCGGTGCCCTGCACCTCCTGCAGGCGTCCGGGATCCCGGAGAGCAAGGGCTACGGCGGCTTCCCGGTCTCCGGCCAGTTCTTCCGCTGCACCGACGAAAAGCTCGCCAGCCAGCACAGCGCCAAGGTCTACGGACAGGCCTCCGTCGGAGCGCCGCCCATGTCCGTTCCGCACCTCGACACCCGCTACGTCAACGGCAAGCGCTCCCTGCTGTTCGGCCCGTACGCCGGGTTCTCCACCAACTTCCTGAAGAATGGCTCCTACCTGGACCTGCCGCTGTCGATCCGCCCCAGCAACATCATCCCGATGCTGGCGGTGGCCAAGGACAACATGGACCTCACCGCCTACCTGGTCAAGGAAGTCGCCAAGCGCCACAGCGACAAGGTGGAGGCCCTGCGCGAGTACTACCCCGAAGCAAAAGACGGTGATTGGGAACTCATCACCGCCGGCCAGCGTGTTCAGATCATCAAGAAGGATCCGAAGAAGGGCGGTGTCCTGCAGTTCGGCACCGAAGTGATCGCCGCGCGTGACGGTTCCATCGGTGCCCTGCTCGGTGCTTCCCCCGGAGCATCCACAGCCGTGCCGATCATGATTGAGCTCCTGCAGAAGTCCTTCCCGAAGGACTTCAAGGGCTGGCAGTCCAAGCTCAAGGAAATGATGCCCGGATACGGCATCAAGCTCAACGACAACCCGGAACTGGCCGCGCAGCTGGAGGCAGAAACTGCCAGGACCCTCCAGCTGGAAGCGGTGAACGCACCTTCCAGCTGACGCCCTACGGGTTACGGCAGGTTTCACCCCCAACCACAAGACCGTTTACCCACCAGGAGACAATGAGATGCACCGGCTGGCAAGACTTTCGCTGGCAAACAGGGCCCTGATCGCGCTGATCACCGTTTTCGCATCGGTGTTCGGCGTGATCACCATGTCCTCGCTGAAGCAGGAGCTCATTCCGTCCATCGAGTTCCCGCAGATCACGGTCATCTCGGCCATGCCGGGCGCTTCCCCCGAAGTTGTGGACAAGCAGGTGAGCGGGCCCCTCGAGACCGCACTGAACGGTGTCGAGGGACTCGAGTCGACGTCGTCCACGTCCCGCAGCGGCGTTTCGCAGATCACCATGGTGTTCACGTACGGGTCCAACATGGACCGGGCGCGGAACCAGATCGACCGTGCCATCTCCAACGCCAAGCGGTCGCTGCCGGATGATGTCCAGCCGCAGGCAATTGCGGGCAGTATCAGCGACTTCCCCATCGTGTTCCTGGCGGTCTCCTCGGACAAGCCGCTCAGCGAGCTGAACGCCGACCTCCAGCGGCTCAGCGTGCCCCGCCTGCAGAAGCTCGACGGCGTCAGGGGCGCCGACGTGACCGGCGGCGCCACCCAGCACATCCAAATCCTTCCCCGGGCCGAGGCCATGGCGGCCAAGGGTGCCACCGTCCAGTCCATCAGCAACGCACTGAAGAACAACGGCGCGCTGGTTCCTGCCGGCACCGTCGAGGAACAGGGCAAGACCCTCTCACTGCAGGTCGGCAGTCCGGTGGACTCGCTGGACGCCGTCAAGGCCCTCCCGCTCACCGGAGCGAAGGACGCCGCCACTATCGGCAGCGTGGCCGACGTCAGCATCAAGGACGACGTCCGCACCTCCATTACACGGACCAACGGCAAGGAGACCCTTGCCCTGTCCGTGACCAAGAAGCCGGAAGGCGACACCGTAGCGATCTCGCACGCGGTGAAGGATTCCATCGGCCAGCTCGAGGCCGAACTCGGGTCCAACGCCAAATTCACCCCGGTGTTCGACCAGGCACCCTTCATCGAGAAGTCGATCAGGGACCTCACCACGGAAGGCCTGCTGGGCCTTGGCTTCGCCGTTGCCGTGATCCTGCTGTTCCTGATGTCCGTCCGGTCCACCCTGGTAACGGCCGTGTCCATCCCGCTGTCCCTGCTGATCACGTTCATCGGGCTCTCAGCCATGGGATACTCCCTGAACATCCTGACGCTCGGGGCCCTTACCATCGCGATCGGCCGGGTGGTGGATGACTCAATCGTCGTGATCGAGAACATCAAGCGCCACCTCAGCTACGGCGAAACCAAACTCGCGGCCATTCTGACCTCCATCCGCGAGGTGGCGGGCGCCATCACCGCGTCCACCCTGACCACTGTTGCCGTGTTCCTGCCCATCGCCTTCGTCGGGGAACTTGCCGGCGAACTGTTCCGGCCCTTTGCCCTGACCGTCACCATTGCGCTGGTGTCCTCGCTGTTGGTCTCGCTGACGATCGTTCCCGTGCTGGCGTACTGGTTCCTCAAGACACCGGCCGGCAGCGCAGGCACGGCAGTGTCCGCCGTCGCCGCCCGGGAAGCAGCGGCCAAAGCACATGAGGCCGAGCAGCGGAGCCGGCTCCAGCGCGGCTACCTGCCCATCCTGAACAAGACCCAGAAGCACCCGGTGGTAACCCTCGTTGCGGCCGTCCTGGTTCTCGGCGGGACCGCGGCGATGACGCCGCTGCTCGCCACCGACCTGCTGGGCCGGTCCGGCGAGAACAGCATGACGGTCCGCCAGGTCCTCCCCGCCGGAACCAGCCTGACGGACACCAGCGCCGCTGCCGCGAAGGTCGAAGACGTGCTGCGCAACATCGACGGCATCAAGGACGTGCAGGTCACCTCCGGCAACGCCCAGACCGGCTTCA
This genomic window from Arthrobacter sp. 24S4-2 contains:
- a CDS encoding malate:quinone oxidoreductase; this encodes MTFISKTQHADVVLIGGGIMSATLGAFIKQLEPNWTISLFERLDDAGLESSGPWNNAGTGHAALCELNYSPAAKDGSVDPSKALHINEQFQLSRQFWSHLVSNSLIASPKGFINTVPHMSFVIGDANAEFLKTRYEALKPNALFRSMEYSEDHARIAKWAPLIVKGRDPKQKIAATRAAEGTDVDFGALTRELTTYLGNNGVEINYGHDVNGIRRAPGGGWDLTLKHKSSGEHGNIRAKFVFVGAGGGALHLLQASGIPESKGYGGFPVSGQFFRCTDEKLASQHSAKVYGQASVGAPPMSVPHLDTRYVNGKRSLLFGPYAGFSTNFLKNGSYLDLPLSIRPSNIIPMLAVAKDNMDLTAYLVKEVAKRHSDKVEALREYYPEAKDGDWELITAGQRVQIIKKDPKKGGVLQFGTEVIAARDGSIGALLGASPGASTAVPIMIELLQKSFPKDFKGWQSKLKEMMPGYGIKLNDNPELAAQLEAETARTLQLEAVNAPSS
- a CDS encoding efflux RND transporter permease subunit, coding for MHRLARLSLANRALIALITVFASVFGVITMSSLKQELIPSIEFPQITVISAMPGASPEVVDKQVSGPLETALNGVEGLESTSSTSRSGVSQITMVFTYGSNMDRARNQIDRAISNAKRSLPDDVQPQAIAGSISDFPIVFLAVSSDKPLSELNADLQRLSVPRLQKLDGVRGADVTGGATQHIQILPRAEAMAAKGATVQSISNALKNNGALVPAGTVEEQGKTLSLQVGSPVDSLDAVKALPLTGAKDAATIGSVADVSIKDDVRTSITRTNGKETLALSVTKKPEGDTVAISHAVKDSIGQLEAELGSNAKFTPVFDQAPFIEKSIRDLTTEGLLGLGFAVAVILLFLMSVRSTLVTAVSIPLSLLITFIGLSAMGYSLNILTLGALTIAIGRVVDDSIVVIENIKRHLSYGETKLAAILTSIREVAGAITASTLTTVAVFLPIAFVGELAGELFRPFALTVTIALVSSLLVSLTIVPVLAYWFLKTPAGSAGTAVSAVAAREAAAKAHEAEQRSRLQRGYLPILNKTQKHPVVTLVAAVLVLGGTAAMTPLLATDLLGRSGENSMTVRQVLPAGTSLTDTSAAAAKVEDVLRNIDGIKDVQVTSGNAQTGFTALTSSGASNSSFTVVTDEKANQARLQDTVRTELARISDAGKISVGSQQGGFGTTSTVDITIKAANSADLRAASDALVAAMDGVPGSSEVATNLAATQPVVQVKVERAKAVAAGLNEEQVAGVLASTISPLPAGTVRIDTNDFPVRIGEGTRFTSISAVRSIPLPAAGGAVPLGSIASVEQVDAPVSITASNGQRTARVSVTPSGAKLGAVSTEVQNRLKAVELPSGVTATIGGATTQQTESFQQLGLALLAAIAIVYVIMVAAFKSLVQPLILLVSIPFAATGAVALLLVTGVPLGLPSLIGMLMLVGIVVTNAIVLIDLINQYRQPRDGQPGMTVAEAITHGARQRLRPILMTALATVFALTPMALGLTGGGGFISQPLAIVVIGGLISSTALTLVLVPVLYRLVEGRRERKATLRAMHERPDFGPADDVDAEFVDWTTGMVPKVSGRRAAAGDPE